DNA from Streptomyces sp. NBC_01476:
CGTGGAAGGTGACGGAGGCGTCGTGCACCCGGTCCAGGACGCGGGCCTCGGTGCGCAGCGTGGCGACCAGGCCGTCCTCGTCCAGGCCGGCCGGGCGCAGCTCGACCACGACGGCACGCAGTTCCTCGGCGGCCTCGGCGGCGAGCGCGGCCACCTGCCGGATCTCCTCCTTGGCGCGGACCGGCTCGTGATCGACCAGCGAGGCGGCGGCCTGCGCGGTGAGCCGCAGCGAGAAGAGCTTCTGCGAGACCGCGTCGTGCAGCTCGTGGGCGATCCTGGCCCGCTCCCCCGCCAGGGTCAGCTCGCGGCTGCGTTCGTAGAGCCGGGCGTTGATGAGGGCGATGGCGGCGTGGTCGGCGAGGATCCGCAGCAGGTCCTCGTCCTCCTGGGTGAAGCCGCCGGACGATTCGGGTGCCCTGGGGCAGGTCTTGTTGGCGAGGAATACGGCGCCGAGGATCTCGTCGCCGTCCACGATCGGCATGCCGATGAAGTCCTTCATCACCGGGTGGGTACGCGGCCAGCCGGCGAAGCTCTCGAAGGTGCGGACGTCGTCGAGGCGCTGCGGGGCGCCCTCGCGCAGCATCGCGGCGAGCACGCCGTGCTGCCGCGGCAGGGGGCCGATGGCCTTCCACTGCTCGTCGCTGACGCCGTCGACCACGAACTGGGCGAAGCCGCCGTGGTCGTCGGGCACGCCGAGGGCGGCGTACTCGGCGCCGAGCAGCTCCCGCGCCGAGGCGACGATGGTCTGCAGCACCTCGCGCACCTCCAGCTGGCGGTTCATCGCCAGCAGTGCGGCACTGACCGCTTCGAATCCGCCTCGCGGCGTCCGGCTGGACATGTCGTCCACGGTACCGGCGCTTGTCACGGCGGGGATGCGCCCTGCGGACGGGGCGGGCTCGGCCGTACGGACTAGTCCCAAGTGACCCGGTGCGGTGCGGCGGGCGGCCGGGGCGGGCGCATTCCTACGGTGAGGTCAGGTGGTCCGGCGTCCGGCCGGGGCGCGGTCTGACGGAGGGCGGGATCATGCCGGTGGCGATCATCACGGGCGCGTCGCGGGGGCTCGGGCGGTCGGCGGGGCGGTGCTGAACATCAGCTCGGACGCGGCGGTGGAGGCGTATCCGACCTGGGGCGGGTACGGCGCGAGCAAGGCCGCGCTCGACCAGCTGTCGGCGGTACTGGCGCAGGAGGAGCCGCGGGTGCGGGTGTGGTGGGTGGACCCGGGCGAGCTGCGGACCGAGCTGTACGCGGCGGCGGTGCCGGACGACCCGGACTTCGGGGAGCGGCTGTGTCCTGACGAGGTGGCGCCGGCGGTGGTACGGCTGCTGGACGAGGACGCGCCGAGCGGCCGGTACGTGGCGGACGTGCTGCTGGGGGCGCGGTGACGGCGGCGGTCAGGTGCGTGACCTGCGACCAGGAGGCGGCGCGGCTGGGGTCGGCCGGCCTCGCGGGGCTGCGGCTGCCGCCGGAGCTGGTGGCGACGGCGCCGCCGCCCCGGCGGGACGCGGTCCGGCTGCTGGTCGGCCGGAAGGCGCGGGACGAGGTGACCGGCCACTGCTTCCGGGAGCTGCCGGCGCTGCTGCGGGCCGGGGACGTGCTGGTGGTGAACACCTCGCGGACGCTGCCGGCGGCGGTGGACGGGCGGCTGAGCGGTACTGCCGAGACGGTGGTGGTGCACTGCTCGACCCGGCGGGCTCGGCGGAGATGCCGAGCGCCGGGCGGCCCTTCACCGCGGCACTGGTGACCGAGCTGGTCAGCCGGGGGGTGCAGATCGCGCCGATCGTGCTGCACACCGGGGTCGCCTCGGCGGAGGCGCACGAGCCGCCGTACGCGGAGCCGTTCGCGGTGCCGGCGAGCACCGCGTGGCAGGTGAACGCGGCCCGGGCGGCCGGCGGCCGGGTGGTGGCGGTGGGCACCACCGCGGTACGTGCCCTGGAATCGGCGGCCGGCCCGCGGGGCGTGGTGACCGCGGCGCGCGGCTGGACCGAGCTGGTGATCACCCCGGAGCGCGGGATGCGGGCGGTGGACGGGCTGCTGACCGGGCTGCACGAGCCGGAGGCGTCCCATCTGCTGATGCTGCGGGCGCTGTCCGGGGACCGGCTGCTGACCGCGGTGTACGCCCAGGCGCTGCGCGGACGTTATCTCTGGCATGAATTCGGCGATGTGAATCTGCTGCTTCCATAAGGCCGTTCGGACATCACATAAAGCGCCCTCCCGCTCACCGCGAGCGACCGGGAGGGCGCAATCGTGTGAGGTGGCCTATAGGACGTGGATCACATACTAGGCGGCTTAGTCGCATGACCCGGTGGAAAAGCGGCCGGAAACAGCGAAGGCAGCCGCGGTTGTCGAGGCGGCTACGAATTCCATTCGTAGCCGGTCTCGTTGACCCCCGATTTAGGACCCTCTAAGAATTCTCAGGTCCCGCAATCGGAAGAGGTAACACCGCATGCAGCTCCCCACGTTCCCGAAGATCGGCCGGCTGTCCAAGAAGCGCAAGATCACGGTGGCCGGTGCCGCCGCCGCGGCTGCCGTTGTCCTGGCCGTCACCGGTTTCCAGGCGACCGGTGGGTCCTCCTCGGTTGCCAACGGCGATCCCACCGGGTACACCGTCTCCACCGGCGACAAGGTGAAGAGTCTCGGCGCGAAGTCCGGTCTGGCGTCGCAGCAGGCGATCTCCGACCAGGCCGCGGCGAAGAAGAAGGCAGCGGCCGACGCCGCCGCGAAGCAGAAGGCGACCGCTGAGGCCGCCGCGAAGAAGAAGGCCGCCGCCGAGGCAGCGGCGAAGAAGAAGGCGGCGGACGAGGCAGCGGCCAGGAAGAAGGCGGCAGCCGACGCCGCCGCCAGGAAGAAGGCCGCCGCCGACGCCGTCAGGAAGCGGGCGGCAGAACGGGCCGCGGCCGAACGCGCGCAGGCCAGGCAGGCCGCGAACCGTTCCACCGTGCGGGCCGCCGTCAAGCCCGCCCCGGCGCCGGTCAGGAAGGCCGCCCCCGCCCCGGCCGCGCCGGTCTACGCCAACAACCTCGACGGCTGGATCAGGGAATCCCTCGCCGTCATGCACGAGAAGGGTATTCCGGGCAGCTACAACGGCATTTACCGGAACATCATCCGTGAGTCGAGCGGCAACCCCCAGGCGATCAACCTGTGGGACTCCAACGCCGCCAAGGGCATTCCCTCGAAGGGGCTGCTCCAGGTGATCGACCCGACCTTCCAGACGTACCACGTCAACGGAACCTCGTGGAACATCTACGACCCGGTGGCCAACATCACCGCGGCGTGCAATTACGCGTACCACGTGTACGGCTCGATGGACAACGTCAACTCGGCGTACTGATCCCGGCCGCGCAATAAGAAACGCACAAAGGGGCGGTGGAACCTTCCGGTTCCACCGCCCCTTCGCATGGGCCGAGTTGTGCGGCGGCTACTTCCGCATGACTTCCGGCTCATGGCGGCGCAGCAGCCGCGACACGACGAAGCCGCAGATGACGCCGATGGCGATCAGCACGGCCATGTCCAGCCCCCACGCCCCCGCGGTGTGGTTCCACAGCGGGTCGGGGTTGCCCGGGTCCCACGGCATGACCCGGTTCAGATTCGCGGTGGCGGCGAGCGCGGCCACCGCCCACCGGGCGGGCATCAGCCAGGCGAACTGCTCGATGCCGGGCGAGTCGTAGAGCTGGAAGAGCACACCGGTGAAGACCACCTGGACGATGGCGAACATGACCAGCAGCGGCATGGTCTTCTCGGCCGTCTTCACCAGCGAGGAGATGATCAGGCCGAACATCATCGAGGTGAAGCCGAGCCCGATGACGGCGAGGGTCATCTCGACGGCCGGCTGGTTCTGCACGATGACGCCCTCGACCGGCAGCGTCCGGGGGGCGAAACCGATCCCGCAGATGATCGCGCCCTGGAGGGCCGTGATCAGGCCCAGCACGATGACCTTCGACATCAGATACGCCGACCGGGACAGGCCGGTGGCCCGTTCCCGCTCGTAGATGACCCGTTCCTTGATCAGCTCACGGACCGAGTTGGCGGCGCCGGAGAAGCACGCGCCGACCGCGAGGATCAGCAGGATGGTGCCGGCGTCCTTGTTGATGCCGTTCGCCTTCGCCGGCCCCGGGCCGAGGCCGCTGGCCGCCGGGATGACCACGCTCACCACACCGAGCACGGCGGGCAGGATGAACATCAGCGCGATGAAGCCGCGGTCCGAGGAGATCACCGACAGATACCGGCGGATCAGCGTGAACAGCTGCGCCGTCCAGCCGGTCGGCTTGGGCGGCTTGGCCACCTGGTGCGGGATGTACGGGGCTGCCTGCGGGGCGGCCGAGTCGAGTTCGG
Protein-coding regions in this window:
- a CDS encoding transglycosylase SLT domain-containing protein — translated: MQLPTFPKIGRLSKKRKITVAGAAAAAAVVLAVTGFQATGGSSSVANGDPTGYTVSTGDKVKSLGAKSGLASQQAISDQAAAKKKAAADAAAKQKATAEAAAKKKAAAEAAAKKKAADEAAARKKAAADAAARKKAAADAVRKRAAERAAAERAQARQAANRSTVRAAVKPAPAPVRKAAPAPAAPVYANNLDGWIRESLAVMHEKGIPGSYNGIYRNIIRESSGNPQAINLWDSNAAKGIPSKGLLQVIDPTFQTYHVNGTSWNIYDPVANITAACNYAYHVYGSMDNVNSAY
- a CDS encoding GAF domain-containing sensor histidine kinase; translation: MSSRTPRGGFEAVSAALLAMNRQLEVREVLQTIVASARELLGAEYAALGVPDDHGGFAQFVVDGVSDEQWKAIGPLPRQHGVLAAMLREGAPQRLDDVRTFESFAGWPRTHPVMKDFIGMPIVDGDEILGAVFLANKTCPRAPESSGGFTQEDEDLLRILADHAAIALINARLYERSRELTLAGERARIAHELHDAVSQKLFSLRLTAQAAASLVDHEPVRAKEEIRQVAALAAEAAEELRAVVVELRPAGLDEDGLVATLRTEARVLDRVHDASVTFHAERVRALPAAQEEALLRVAQEAMHNALRHARATAVGVTLEGRGTGARLRIRDDGRGFDPSAVRAAGRHLGLVSMRDRADGVSGRLTVQSAPGKGTVIEMEVPGG